From Gordonia crocea, the proteins below share one genomic window:
- a CDS encoding proteasome assembly chaperone family protein, with product MGFEPAEHSSLYELEFPAPRVAEDAGVGPVLIHALDGFADAGNAVAVAARHLRDSLDSELVATFHTDELVDYRTRRPVMDFSGQAFTGVEMPSLTVHAIRDNAGVPFLLLSGVEPDLRWEQFTAAVRGLSDRFGVSDVIGLNAIPMAVPHTRPSTITAHGSDVEYLGDLPRWGSPMKLPGSASMMLELRLSEHGYRTSGISVHVPHYLAQSTYPAAASRLLSTLAGLTSLDLPTKALDSAAEALRVQIDSELANNGEIASVVAALESQYDAYTQAQEQQVSLLAADEPLPSADEIGDEFQRYLAEQAQQADEDGDGGDGPATA from the coding sequence ATGGGTTTCGAGCCCGCCGAGCACAGCTCGCTCTACGAGCTGGAATTCCCCGCACCCCGCGTCGCCGAAGACGCCGGTGTGGGACCCGTGTTGATCCACGCCCTTGACGGCTTCGCCGACGCCGGCAACGCCGTCGCGGTGGCCGCACGGCATCTGCGCGACAGCCTCGACTCCGAGCTGGTCGCCACATTCCACACCGACGAGCTCGTCGACTACCGGACGCGCCGTCCCGTCATGGACTTCTCCGGCCAGGCCTTCACCGGCGTCGAGATGCCGTCGCTGACCGTGCACGCCATCCGCGACAACGCCGGTGTGCCCTTCCTGCTGCTCTCCGGCGTCGAGCCGGATCTGCGGTGGGAGCAGTTCACCGCCGCGGTCCGCGGTCTGTCGGACCGCTTCGGCGTCAGCGACGTCATCGGCCTCAACGCCATCCCGATGGCCGTCCCGCACACGCGCCCGTCGACGATCACCGCCCACGGCAGCGACGTGGAGTACCTCGGCGACCTGCCGCGGTGGGGATCACCGATGAAACTGCCCGGCAGCGCCTCGATGATGCTGGAGCTGCGCCTCTCCGAGCACGGGTACCGGACCTCCGGGATCTCGGTGCACGTGCCTCACTACCTGGCGCAGTCGACCTATCCGGCCGCCGCCTCCCGGTTGCTGAGCACGTTGGCCGGCCTGACGTCGCTGGACCTGCCGACGAAGGCCCTCGACAGCGCCGCCGAGGCACTGCGGGTGCAGATCGACAGCGAACTGGCCAACAACGGCGAGATCGCCTCGGTGGTGGCCGCACTGGAGTCGCAGTACGACGCCTACACCCAGGCGCAGGAACAGCAGGTCTCGCTCCTCGCCGCGGATGAGCCGCTCCCCAGCGCCGACGAGATCGGCGACGAGTTCCAGCGCTACCTGGCCGAACAGGCCCAGCAGGCCGACGAGGACGGCGACGGCGGCGACGGCCCGGCCACCGCGTGA
- a CDS encoding DEAD/DEAH box helicase yields the protein MTEPLGTDPAPLRVSADPSVAYDEFEQWASGTGLELYPHQAEALLELAAGSHVILATPTGSGKSLVASGAIAFARARGERAFYTAPIKALVSEKFFALCDVFGPEQVGLATGDATVNPDAPIICATAEVVANIALREGPESSIGLLVADEFHYYGDPDRGWAWQVPLIELPRTQFLLMSATLGDVGFFVDDLQKRTGRDTAAVTDAARPVPLEFDYTLTPIHETIENLVADGKAPVYVVHFTQAAAVERAQALLSATIADKETKAAIAEAIGDFRFGTGFGKTLSKLLRSGIGVHHAGMLPRYRRLVERLAQQGLLRVVAGTDTLGVGINVPIRTVLFASLSKYDGRRVRRLRAREFHQIAGRAGRAGFDTVGYVVAQAPEHDVENARAVAKAGSDPKKLRKIVRRRPPEGFVSWGEKTFESLTTADDEPLRSHFQVTTAMLMEVVSRPGDCFAALRHLLEGNHEPRSRQLSHIRHTIALYRDLLDTGIVTRLPSPDADGKGIALSVDVPANFALTNPLSAFALAAFDLLDDQDPGYVLDIVSLIEATLDDPRPVLVAQRKAARDTAMAEFKAAGMEYEERMARLDEVTWPQPLRDTVTEAFAIYRRGHPWVSSTPPSPKSVLREMLEADMTFNEFIARHGLARSEGVVLRYLSDCYRVLRSGLPQALLDNPGLAEITDNLAEMIRDTDSSLLDEWSALAGPPG from the coding sequence GTGACCGAACCCCTCGGCACTGATCCGGCACCGCTTCGGGTCAGTGCCGATCCGTCGGTCGCCTACGACGAGTTCGAGCAGTGGGCCTCCGGGACCGGTCTCGAGCTCTACCCGCACCAGGCCGAGGCGCTTCTGGAGCTGGCCGCCGGCAGCCACGTGATCCTGGCGACCCCCACCGGGTCGGGCAAATCCCTCGTCGCCTCCGGCGCCATCGCCTTTGCCCGCGCCCGGGGCGAGCGCGCCTTCTACACCGCCCCGATCAAGGCGCTGGTCAGCGAGAAGTTCTTCGCGCTGTGCGACGTCTTCGGCCCCGAGCAGGTCGGCTTGGCGACCGGTGACGCGACGGTCAACCCCGACGCGCCGATCATCTGCGCGACCGCCGAGGTCGTGGCGAACATCGCCTTGCGCGAAGGGCCCGAGTCCAGCATCGGCCTGTTGGTCGCCGACGAGTTCCACTATTACGGCGACCCCGACCGCGGGTGGGCCTGGCAGGTGCCGCTCATCGAGTTGCCGCGCACCCAATTCCTCCTGATGTCGGCCACCCTCGGCGACGTCGGGTTCTTCGTCGACGACCTGCAGAAGCGGACCGGTCGCGACACCGCGGCCGTCACCGACGCCGCCCGACCGGTCCCGTTGGAGTTCGACTACACCCTGACCCCGATCCACGAGACGATCGAGAACCTCGTCGCCGACGGGAAAGCGCCCGTCTACGTCGTCCATTTCACCCAGGCCGCCGCGGTCGAACGGGCACAGGCCCTACTCAGCGCGACCATCGCCGACAAAGAGACGAAGGCCGCGATCGCCGAGGCGATCGGCGACTTCCGTTTCGGCACCGGTTTCGGCAAGACCCTGTCCAAACTCCTGCGGTCGGGCATCGGCGTGCACCACGCGGGGATGCTCCCGCGGTACCGACGGCTGGTGGAACGGCTCGCCCAGCAGGGACTGCTGCGCGTCGTCGCGGGCACCGACACCCTGGGTGTCGGGATCAACGTCCCGATCCGGACGGTCTTGTTCGCGTCGTTGAGCAAGTACGACGGGCGACGGGTGCGCCGATTGAGGGCCCGCGAGTTCCACCAGATCGCCGGTCGTGCGGGCCGGGCCGGGTTCGACACCGTCGGCTATGTCGTCGCACAGGCACCGGAGCACGACGTGGAGAACGCGCGTGCGGTGGCCAAGGCCGGCAGCGATCCGAAGAAGCTGCGCAAAATCGTGCGCCGCCGCCCACCGGAGGGATTCGTCTCATGGGGGGAGAAGACCTTCGAGTCATTGACCACCGCCGACGACGAGCCGCTGCGCTCACATTTCCAGGTGACCACGGCCATGTTGATGGAAGTGGTCTCGCGGCCCGGCGACTGCTTCGCCGCCCTGCGCCACCTGCTCGAGGGCAACCATGAACCGCGGTCCCGGCAGTTGTCGCACATCCGGCACACGATCGCGCTCTACCGCGACCTGCTGGACACCGGAATCGTGACGCGCCTGCCCTCCCCCGATGCCGACGGCAAGGGCATCGCGCTCTCGGTCGACGTTCCTGCCAACTTTGCGCTGACCAATCCGCTCTCCGCCTTTGCCCTGGCCGCCTTCGACCTGCTCGACGACCAAGACCCCGGCTACGTCCTCGACATCGTCTCGTTGATCGAGGCCACCCTCGACGATCCCCGCCCGGTCCTGGTGGCCCAGCGCAAGGCGGCGCGCGACACCGCGATGGCCGAGTTCAAAGCGGCCGGGATGGAATACGAGGAGCGCATGGCCCGCCTCGACGAGGTCACCTGGCCACAACCGTTGCGCGACACCGTGACCGAGGCCTTTGCCATTTACCGGCGCGGTCATCCGTGGGTCTCGTCGACTCCACCGTCGCCGAAATCGGTGCTGCGCGAGATGCTCGAGGCGGACATGACCTTCAACGAGTTCATCGCCCGCCACGGGTTGGCGCGAAGCGAAGGCGTGGTGCTGCGGTATCTCTCCGACTGCTATCGAGTGCTGCGCAGTGGACTCCCCCAGGCGCTGCTGGACAATCCCGGTCTCGCCGAGATCACCGACAACCTCGCCGAGATGATCCGCGACACCGACTCGAGCCTGCTCGACGAGTGGTCCGCGCTGGCCGGACCGCCCGGCTAG
- a CDS encoding hydrogen peroxide-inducible genes activator, translating into MTDESYQPSPAGLRAFVTVARKLHFGSAATELGISQPALSQALATLEAGLGMRLVERTTRRVFLTSEGEELLPKAVAVVRAMDELTLAARGAEDPLQGALRLGLIPTVAPYVLPAILAGVAVELPILRLQVVEDQTARLLAQLRDGTIDLAVLALPAEAPGTAEVPMYDEDFVLALPAGHRLAGRKRVDPAAMAELPLLLLDEGHCMRDQALEVCQLAGFRPDLGQTRAASLATAVQCVEGGLGVTLIPATAVDAETAGGRLATATFAAPRPGRRIGLVYRESAGRAQAYARFAALLRDVIVAASPGVGIRPAPDTVPGQAQGVRRGRAPIA; encoded by the coding sequence ATGACCGATGAAAGTTATCAGCCCTCTCCGGCCGGCCTGCGTGCTTTCGTCACCGTGGCCAGAAAGCTCCACTTCGGCAGTGCCGCAACGGAATTGGGGATCAGTCAACCGGCGTTGTCCCAGGCGCTGGCGACGCTGGAGGCTGGTCTGGGCATGCGACTGGTGGAGCGGACAACGCGGCGTGTCTTCTTGACATCGGAGGGCGAAGAACTCCTGCCGAAAGCGGTCGCGGTGGTGCGGGCGATGGATGAGCTGACGTTGGCCGCGCGCGGCGCCGAGGATCCGCTGCAGGGTGCGCTGCGGCTCGGACTGATCCCCACCGTCGCCCCCTACGTCCTGCCGGCGATCCTGGCCGGTGTCGCCGTCGAACTCCCGATTCTGAGATTGCAGGTCGTCGAGGACCAGACCGCGCGTCTACTCGCCCAACTCCGCGACGGCACCATCGACTTGGCCGTCCTGGCCCTGCCCGCCGAGGCGCCGGGGACCGCCGAGGTGCCGATGTACGACGAGGATTTCGTCCTCGCGCTCCCCGCGGGCCATCGGCTGGCCGGCCGCAAGCGGGTCGACCCCGCCGCGATGGCGGAGTTGCCGCTCCTGCTGCTCGACGAGGGCCACTGTATGCGGGACCAGGCGCTGGAGGTCTGCCAACTGGCGGGTTTCCGGCCCGACCTCGGCCAGACCCGGGCCGCCTCGCTGGCCACGGCGGTGCAATGCGTCGAGGGTGGACTCGGCGTCACGCTGATCCCGGCGACCGCGGTCGACGCGGAGACCGCCGGTGGTCGGCTCGCGACGGCGACCTTCGCGGCGCCTCGGCCGGGCCGCCGCATCGGTCTGGTCTACCGCGAATCGGCTGGTCGCGCACAGGCTTACGCGCGCTTTGCTGCGTTGCTGCGGGATGTCATCGTCGCGGCGTCTCCGGGGGTCGGAATCCGGCCGGCGCCCGACACGGTGCCGGGGCAAGCCCAGGGGGTGCGCCGGGGGCGGGCGCCCATTGCTTAG
- a CDS encoding peroxiredoxin, translating into MALLTIGDQFPAYNLTAVIGGDLSAVDAQQPDDYFTQVSSDDYAGKWRIVFFWPKDFTFVCPTEIAAFGKLNDEFADRDTHVLGASVDSEFVHFQWRAQHEDLKTLPFPMLSDLKRELVEATGVLNADGVADRATFIIDPNNEIQFVSVTAGSVGRNVDEVLRVLDALQSDELCACNWRKGDPTIAAGELMSASV; encoded by the coding sequence ATGGCACTCTTGACGATCGGCGACCAGTTCCCCGCCTACAACCTCACCGCGGTGATCGGTGGCGACCTTTCGGCTGTCGACGCCCAGCAGCCCGACGACTACTTCACCCAGGTCTCCAGCGACGACTACGCCGGCAAGTGGCGGATCGTGTTCTTCTGGCCGAAGGACTTCACCTTCGTCTGCCCCACCGAGATCGCCGCTTTCGGCAAGCTCAACGACGAGTTCGCCGACCGCGACACCCATGTGCTGGGCGCCTCGGTGGACAGCGAGTTCGTCCACTTCCAGTGGCGCGCACAGCACGAGGACCTCAAGACCCTCCCCTTCCCCATGCTCAGCGACCTCAAGCGCGAGCTGGTGGAGGCCACCGGTGTGCTCAACGCCGATGGCGTCGCCGACCGCGCGACCTTCATCATCGACCCGAACAACGAGATCCAGTTCGTGTCGGTGACCGCCGGTTCGGTCGGCCGCAACGTCGACGAGGTGCTCCGCGTCCTCGACGCCCTGCAGTCCGACGAGTTGTGCGCCTGCAACTGGCGCAAGGGTGACCCGACGATCGCCGCCGGCGAGCTGATGAGCGCGAGCGTCTGA
- a CDS encoding carboxymuconolactone decarboxylase family protein: protein MSIDNLKEALPEYAKDLKLNLGTLSRTTELTEQQLWGTFLAAAVATGNATVLAEISEEAADVLSGEAYNAALGAASIMGMNNIAYRAKSFLGAEYGEVRMGLRMNIIGNPGVEKVDFELWSLAVSTINGCHDCTAAHADVVRKAGLTKEQVWEAVKVAATVNGVAAALTAKSALS, encoded by the coding sequence ATGAGCATCGACAACCTCAAGGAAGCCCTTCCCGAGTACGCGAAGGACCTCAAACTCAACCTCGGCACCCTCAGCCGCACCACCGAGCTCACCGAGCAGCAGTTGTGGGGCACGTTCCTGGCCGCCGCCGTGGCGACCGGTAACGCCACGGTGCTGGCCGAGATCAGCGAAGAGGCCGCCGACGTCCTGTCCGGCGAGGCCTACAACGCCGCCCTCGGCGCCGCATCGATCATGGGCATGAACAATATCGCCTACCGCGCCAAGAGCTTCCTCGGCGCCGAGTACGGCGAGGTCCGCATGGGCCTGCGCATGAACATCATCGGCAACCCCGGGGTGGAGAAGGTCGACTTCGAACTCTGGAGCCTGGCCGTATCGACCATCAACGGCTGTCATGACTGCACCGCGGCACATGCCGACGTGGTGCGCAAGGCAGGCCTGACCAAAGAGCAGGTCTGGGAGGCCGTCAAGGTCGCCGCGACCGTCAACGGTGTCGCCGCCGCCCTCACCGCCAAGAGCGCACTGAGCTAG
- a CDS encoding aminotransferase family protein, whose protein sequence is MTYSLWHGFADMASVVKNGPFVLTRGEGAYVFDAEDNRYIDATAGLWFTNVGHGRTEIADAVAAQLGKLAHFSGFGDHAADVSIELAERLAAIAPVAGSKIFFTSGGSDAVETAAKLARRYWHEVGQPDRTIMVGRSKAYHGMHVAGTSLAGIPANGEGYGELMPGVESIAWDDAKSLLGLIERIGAERIAAFFCEPIIGAGGVYLPPDGYLDEVRGICRDHGILFVADEVVTGFGRGGAQEWFASSRFDLAPDMITTAKGLTSGYVPMGAVFIAPHLADPFFGGGVWWRHGYTYGGHAGAAAAALANLDILERENLLQRASALEGELAEAFSPLAGLDAVAEVRTGLGAVTAVQLADPAQAPTAVAHLRRAGVVTRAAGQGALQVSPSFVMTTEQVRDMADRFGGVLEQL, encoded by the coding sequence ATGACGTATTCGCTCTGGCACGGTTTCGCCGACATGGCTTCGGTTGTGAAGAACGGCCCGTTCGTCCTCACCCGCGGCGAAGGCGCCTATGTCTTCGATGCCGAGGACAACAGGTATATCGACGCGACGGCGGGTCTGTGGTTCACCAACGTCGGGCACGGTCGTACCGAGATCGCCGACGCGGTGGCCGCCCAGTTGGGCAAGCTCGCCCACTTCTCCGGGTTCGGCGACCACGCCGCCGATGTGTCGATCGAGTTGGCGGAACGCCTGGCGGCGATCGCGCCGGTTGCGGGCAGCAAGATCTTTTTCACCTCGGGCGGTAGCGACGCGGTGGAGACGGCGGCCAAACTGGCCCGGCGCTACTGGCACGAGGTCGGCCAACCGGACCGCACGATCATGGTCGGCCGGTCGAAGGCCTATCACGGCATGCACGTGGCGGGGACGTCGTTGGCGGGGATTCCGGCGAACGGCGAGGGTTACGGCGAGCTGATGCCCGGAGTCGAGTCGATCGCCTGGGACGACGCCAAGAGTCTGCTGGGTCTGATCGAGCGCATCGGCGCCGAGCGCATCGCCGCCTTCTTCTGCGAGCCGATCATCGGGGCCGGCGGGGTGTACCTGCCGCCCGATGGCTACCTCGACGAGGTCCGCGGCATCTGCCGCGACCACGGGATCCTGTTCGTCGCCGACGAGGTGGTCACCGGCTTTGGCCGCGGTGGAGCCCAGGAGTGGTTTGCCTCGTCGCGGTTCGACCTGGCCCCGGACATGATCACCACCGCCAAGGGGCTGACCTCGGGCTACGTTCCGATGGGGGCGGTGTTCATCGCTCCGCACCTCGCCGACCCGTTCTTCGGCGGCGGCGTGTGGTGGCGGCACGGCTACACCTACGGCGGTCATGCCGGCGCGGCTGCCGCGGCGCTGGCCAACCTGGACATCCTCGAGCGGGAGAACCTGCTGCAGCGCGCGAGTGCGTTGGAAGGCGAGTTGGCAGAGGCCTTTTCGCCGCTGGCCGGCCTCGACGCCGTCGCGGAGGTGCGGACGGGGCTGGGGGCGGTCACCGCGGTCCAGCTCGCCGATCCCGCGCAGGCGCCGACCGCGGTGGCGCATCTGCGCCGGGCCGGCGTGGTCACCCGGGCGGCCGGCCAGGGCGCCCTGCAGGTGTCGCCGTCTTTCGTGATGACCACCGAGCAGGTGCGCGACATGGCGGATCGCTTCGGCGGCGTGCTCGAGCAGCTCTGA
- the hrpA gene encoding ATP-dependent RNA helicase HrpA: protein MSPSRPSRPRGARPGLIEARRAQRPHLHFPDELPVSGCRDEIAAALAQHQVIVVAGETGSGKTTQLPKICLAAGRGVDGLIGHTQPRRIAATSVAERIAEETRTDVGDAVGYCVRFSDRVADSTLVKVMTDGILLAEIASDPMLRAYDTLIIDEAHERSLNIDFILGYLKQLLPRRPDLKVIITSATIEPERFARHFATATDSVPIIEVSGRTYPVELRYRPPAPETEQAAAIDSAVSELWAGATGDILVFLPTERDIRETAKALAHRESHGAEIVPLYARLSIAEQRRVFTPSNGRRIVLATNVAETSLTVPGIRYVVDTGTARISRYSPRTKVTRLPVEPVSQASARQRAGRCGRVAAGVCLRLYDEEDFEARPPYTDPEILRSNLAGVILSMVSLRLGDIADFGFVSPPSSRAIADGLAELGELGAITVRPDRAPKLTAVGRSLARLPIDPRPARMLVAAHEFGCVADVLVVASALSIPDVRLRPADKREAADEAHRRFDEPGSDFLSLLNLWDYLAESRKALSGNQFRRQCEREFLHWTRIREWRDLHRQLERTVKDLGWGVQRSGDRDPDAVHQAILAGLLSNIAARKPDSKEYLGARNTSLMIFPSSPLAKKPPAFLMAAELIETSRTYASTVARIDPAWAERLAGDLCKRSYSEPHWSSRQGTTLAYERVTLFGVTLAASRRVTYTKIDPPLCRELFLRHALVDGDWRTRHAFFARNRALLDDAAEVESRARRRDLVISADQLFAFYDARIPADVVSAQHFDAWWKQAARTEPDLLDLRAEDVVAHSPVSEADYPGTWAQGELRLRLRYKFAPGDPDDGVTVEIPRDLVDHVRPAGFDWTVPGMREELVAALIKTLPKQIRRLASPSPQFAAAVLARLKPRSEPLLTGVARELSALTRTTITPDTFNLARIDDHLQMNFALVDERGDIVATSRSLARLQRDEEAPGARTAPDRVTASTWTAETFGDLEESVSADIAGQRVTRYPGLSPVDATTVASALFPTAPARDAAMVPAVITLLAASTPALSRKTASSLNPAQRLALSQHPYPDLDALLADCTRRAIRDSVPTARASALRTPSAFAALRADLAPQITDRAPTAFFAALDVFALVPEVHAAIDSRTGTLAADDVAEQLANLVFDGFIGSTPIDRLAEVPRYLRAAIIRLESLDTGAARDRDALAAVDRVIERWNQRLHQLPEHRREPFNDYAQWMVEELRVGLFAQRLGTAHPVSEKRVLKAFDAFT, encoded by the coding sequence ATGTCGCCGTCCCGCCCCTCCCGACCGCGCGGCGCCCGGCCCGGCCTGATCGAGGCGCGGCGCGCCCAGCGACCCCACCTCCATTTCCCCGACGAGCTGCCGGTCAGCGGCTGCCGCGACGAGATCGCCGCCGCACTCGCGCAGCACCAGGTGATCGTGGTCGCCGGCGAAACCGGTTCGGGCAAGACGACCCAGTTGCCGAAGATCTGTCTGGCCGCCGGACGAGGGGTGGACGGCCTCATCGGCCATACCCAACCGCGGCGCATCGCCGCCACGTCGGTGGCCGAGCGGATCGCCGAGGAGACCCGGACCGACGTCGGCGACGCGGTCGGCTATTGCGTGCGCTTCTCCGACCGGGTCGCCGACTCGACGCTGGTGAAGGTGATGACCGACGGCATCCTGCTGGCCGAGATCGCCAGCGACCCGATGCTGCGCGCCTACGACACGCTCATCATCGACGAGGCGCACGAGCGCAGCCTGAACATCGACTTCATCCTCGGCTACCTCAAGCAACTGCTGCCCCGCCGACCCGACCTCAAGGTGATCATCACCTCGGCGACGATCGAGCCCGAACGGTTCGCCCGGCACTTTGCCACCGCCACCGACAGCGTGCCGATCATCGAGGTCTCGGGGCGGACCTATCCGGTGGAACTGCGCTACCGGCCGCCGGCACCGGAGACCGAGCAAGCCGCGGCCATCGACTCCGCGGTCAGCGAGCTCTGGGCGGGGGCCACCGGCGACATCCTGGTCTTCCTGCCCACCGAGCGCGACATCAGGGAGACGGCCAAGGCACTCGCCCACCGGGAGTCGCACGGCGCCGAGATCGTCCCGCTCTACGCCCGGCTGTCCATCGCCGAGCAGCGCCGCGTCTTCACCCCGTCAAACGGGCGCCGAATCGTGTTGGCCACCAACGTCGCCGAGACCTCCCTCACCGTTCCGGGCATCCGGTACGTGGTCGACACCGGTACGGCGCGAATCTCCCGCTACTCGCCGCGCACGAAGGTCACCCGCCTTCCGGTCGAGCCCGTGTCCCAGGCCAGTGCGCGCCAGCGTGCCGGACGCTGCGGACGTGTCGCGGCCGGCGTGTGCCTGCGCCTCTACGACGAGGAGGATTTCGAGGCGCGCCCGCCCTACACCGATCCGGAGATCCTCCGCTCGAACCTGGCCGGGGTCATTCTCTCGATGGTGTCGCTGCGGCTGGGCGACATCGCCGACTTCGGTTTCGTCTCACCGCCGTCGAGCCGCGCGATCGCCGACGGTCTGGCCGAGCTGGGCGAACTCGGCGCGATCACCGTCCGACCCGACCGTGCCCCCAAGCTGACCGCCGTCGGCCGCTCGTTGGCCCGGCTGCCCATCGATCCCCGACCCGCCCGGATGCTCGTCGCCGCACACGAATTCGGCTGCGTCGCCGACGTTCTCGTGGTCGCATCGGCGCTGTCGATCCCCGATGTCCGGCTGCGTCCGGCCGACAAGCGGGAGGCCGCCGACGAGGCCCACCGTCGATTCGACGAGCCCGGCTCCGACTTCCTCTCGTTGCTGAACCTGTGGGACTACCTCGCGGAGTCGAGAAAGGCGCTGTCGGGCAACCAATTCCGCCGCCAATGCGAACGGGAGTTCCTCCACTGGACCCGTATCCGCGAGTGGCGCGACCTGCACCGACAGCTCGAGCGAACGGTGAAGGACCTCGGCTGGGGCGTCCAGCGCTCCGGGGACCGCGACCCCGACGCGGTCCACCAGGCGATCCTGGCCGGGCTCTTGTCCAACATCGCCGCACGCAAGCCCGACTCCAAGGAATACCTCGGCGCGCGGAACACCTCGCTGATGATCTTCCCGTCGTCACCGCTGGCAAAGAAACCGCCCGCCTTCCTCATGGCGGCCGAACTCATCGAGACCTCGCGCACCTATGCCAGCACCGTGGCGCGTATCGACCCGGCGTGGGCCGAGCGCCTCGCCGGCGATCTCTGCAAGCGCTCCTACAGCGAGCCGCACTGGTCGTCGCGGCAGGGGACGACCCTGGCTTACGAGCGCGTCACCCTGTTCGGCGTCACGCTCGCCGCGTCGCGCCGGGTGACCTACACCAAGATCGACCCGCCGCTGTGCCGCGAGTTGTTCCTCCGCCACGCCCTCGTCGACGGCGACTGGCGGACGCGGCACGCCTTCTTCGCCCGCAACCGCGCGTTGCTCGACGATGCGGCGGAGGTGGAGAGCCGGGCACGCCGGCGCGATCTGGTCATCAGCGCCGATCAGCTCTTCGCCTTCTACGACGCCCGGATCCCGGCCGACGTCGTCTCGGCCCAGCATTTCGACGCCTGGTGGAAGCAGGCCGCGCGCACCGAACCGGACCTGTTGGACCTGCGGGCCGAAGACGTCGTCGCACACAGCCCGGTCTCCGAGGCCGACTATCCGGGAACCTGGGCACAGGGCGAGTTGCGCCTGCGGCTGAGATACAAGTTCGCCCCCGGGGACCCCGACGACGGCGTCACCGTCGAGATCCCGCGCGACCTCGTCGACCACGTGCGCCCGGCCGGATTCGACTGGACGGTCCCGGGAATGCGCGAAGAGCTCGTGGCCGCCCTCATCAAGACGCTGCCCAAACAGATCCGCCGACTCGCCTCCCCCTCACCGCAATTCGCCGCAGCGGTGCTCGCCCGCCTCAAGCCGCGCAGTGAGCCGTTGCTCACCGGCGTGGCGCGGGAGTTGTCGGCCCTGACGCGGACGACGATCACCCCGGACACGTTCAACCTCGCGCGCATCGACGACCACCTCCAAATGAACTTCGCCCTCGTCGACGAGCGCGGCGACATCGTCGCCACCAGCCGCTCGCTGGCCCGGTTGCAACGCGACGAGGAGGCGCCCGGCGCGCGCACCGCGCCGGATCGGGTCACCGCCTCGACGTGGACGGCCGAGACTTTCGGGGATCTCGAGGAGTCGGTCTCCGCCGACATCGCCGGGCAGCGGGTGACCCGGTACCCGGGCCTCTCGCCCGTCGACGCGACGACCGTCGCATCCGCTCTTTTCCCGACCGCCCCCGCCCGCGACGCGGCCATGGTGCCGGCCGTCATCACGCTGCTCGCCGCGTCGACCCCGGCCTTGTCGAGGAAGACGGCGTCCTCGTTGAACCCGGCGCAACGGCTGGCCCTGAGTCAGCACCCCTACCCCGACCTCGACGCCCTGTTGGCCGACTGCACCCGCCGCGCCATCCGTGACTCCGTACCCACCGCCCGCGCATCCGCACTGCGCACCCCGTCGGCCTTCGCCGCGTTGCGCGCGGACCTCGCCCCGCAGATCACCGACCGGGCGCCGACCGCCTTCTTCGCGGCATTGGACGTGTTTGCGCTGGTCCCCGAGGTCCACGCGGCCATTGACTCGCGCACCGGAACGCTGGCGGCCGACGATGTCGCCGAACAGCTGGCCAACCTCGTCTTCGACGGCTTCATCGGCAGCACTCCGATCGACCGCCTCGCCGAGGTCCCCCGCTACCTTCGGGCGGCGATCATCCGACTCGAATCACTCGACACCGGTGCGGCCCGCGACCGGGACGCCCTCGCCGCCGTCGACCGCGTCATCGAACGGTGGAACCAACGGCTCCACCAGCTGCCCGAACACCGCCGCGAACCGTTCAACGACTACGCCCAGTGGATGGTTGAAGAGTTGCGCGTCGGATTGTTCGCCCAACGGCTCGGCACCGCCCATCCGGTGTCCGAAAAGCGAGTGCTCAAGGCATTCGACGCCTTCACCTGA
- the nrdR gene encoding transcriptional regulator NrdR — protein sequence MHCPFCKHEDTKVVDSRLADEGQAIRRRRSCVECGRRFTTVESAVLAVVKRNGVTEPFSREKVMKGVRRACQGRQVDEDALAQLAAQVEDAVRSSGSAEIPSHEVGLAILGPLRDLDEVAYLRFASVYRSFESLDDFQREIDLLQAHRA from the coding sequence ATGCATTGCCCCTTCTGCAAGCACGAAGACACCAAGGTCGTGGATTCGCGCCTTGCCGACGAGGGGCAGGCGATCCGCCGCCGCCGTTCCTGTGTCGAGTGTGGCCGCCGGTTCACCACGGTGGAGTCGGCCGTGTTAGCCGTCGTCAAGCGCAACGGGGTGACCGAGCCGTTCAGCCGCGAGAAGGTCATGAAGGGGGTTCGTCGGGCCTGCCAGGGGCGGCAGGTCGACGAGGACGCCCTCGCCCAGTTGGCTGCGCAGGTGGAGGACGCGGTCCGTTCCTCGGGGTCGGCGGAGATACCCAGTCACGAGGTGGGATTGGCCATCCTCGGGCCGCTGCGCGATCTCGACGAGGTGGCCTACCTGCGCTTCGCCTCGGTCTACCGGTCCTTCGAGTCGCTCGACGACTTCCAGCGCGAGATCGACCTGCTGCAGGCCCATCGCGCCTGA